Below is a window of Acidobacteriota bacterium DNA.
CCCTCCGCCGCACTGACGGCAACCAGACGCTGGCCGCCCAGCGCCTCAACCTCAGCAAGGGCTCTCTCCGCCACCGGATGCTGACGCTCAACATCAAATTGTAATCCCCGAAATCTTTCTTGGCACTCCGCCCGGTCCGTTCATTTGAGTAGAGGGCGCCCGTGCGTCCCGCAGGGTGCGGAATCCCATCACCCCCGATGCTGAGATTCAGCATTCAAAACGGTTCCCGCTCCACGCCCGAGCAGGAGATCTTTCGCGCCCCTCTTCGGGCATCAGGTAAGTGCATGCAAATAAAGGATTAAAAAAATATTACAAATTGCTATTTCCATCGGTCACTTTTGGCACGCCGATTGCTCTATGTGAGGGCGTCATGCAATCAAGTTACAAACTTAACCCAACAGGAGAAAAAACTCAGATGAAAAAAGAACAGGGCTTTTCGTTGATCGAGCTTCTGATCGTCGTGGCGATCATCGCCATCATCGCCGCCATCGCCGTCCCCAGCATGCTGACCGCCCGCATGGCCGCCAACGAAGCCGGCGCCATCCAGGGCTGCCGCACCCTCGGTTCCGCAGAAATGGCTTCTGCGGCAGTGAACAATCAGCAGTTTACCGACCTTGCCGGTCTGGTAGCTGGAAACTTCGTTGATTCCAGGTTCTCGGGCGCAGGATTTAATGGGTACGAGTACGCTGATGAGCTTGGAACGGACAACATGACCTTTAGATTTGATTCCACTCCTGTAAGTTCAGGATCCACTGGGCGCTACGAATATTTTGTTGACGAGAGTATGGTTGTGCGCTATGGAGATAGTGCTCCGACTGGTTTAGCG
It encodes the following:
- a CDS encoding sigma-54-dependent Fis family transcriptional regulator: LRRTDGNQTLAAQRLNLSKGSLRHRMLTLNIKL
- a CDS encoding prepilin-type N-terminal cleavage/methylation domain-containing protein, whose amino-acid sequence is MKKEQGFSLIELLIVVAIIAIIAAIAVPSMLTARMAANEAGAIQGCRTLGSAEMASAAVNNQQFTDLAGLVAGNFVDSRFSGAGFNGYEYADELGTDNMTFRFDSTPVSSGSTGRYEYFVDESMVVRYGDSAPTGLASGEAIGQIK